The sequence GCCTATAAGCCTGTGATTGGTTCAGTGGTTCCTTTTCTGGTCCTCTTAAGTGTGTTTAGTTCATTTATTGTGTCTTTTCTGAATGAACTTAACTGTTAACAAAGATGTAAATACATAATAATCAATATATGCCATCTCTCCTTTAGTTTCTACTGAAAAATAAGAATACTTTTACTAATCAGTTAAATGTTAGCTCATGGTTATTACTATCACCCTTTGATTTGGCTAAATTTTGCTCGATTTGTTCTTAACCTGAATTTCAATCTGAATGTTTTAGACCATTCAAACGCAGCAGCGTGTTGAGAGAGATGCAGCAATTGCCCGATTAGAACAGAGTAGAATTGTTCTTGCAATGAGACTGGCAGAACATCATGGTAAAAAATATGAAGTTATCGAAGAAGCTCAAGCTTTTGTTGGAGATGTACATGATGCAGGTCGTCTTGTTTCACCTAAAATTCTTTGTGGACAACCAAACTGTTCTGAGAACTTTGTGACTGAGAAAGGGAAGAATTCTAATTTCTTTTACAATGTTTTTGTTTCAAGTTTTAATTTTGTGAAGAAATCTTTTGGATTGGATCATATGGGTGGAATAGTGGGCAATGCTGCTTTGGTTGCTGTTAGCATGATTGCGTTGCTTCATTTGCATCAGATTAGTTATCATGACCATCCGTTCAGGCACGAAGATGGAGTTCACAGCAATAGAACTTTCAGAACAACAACTGAGGGTTCAGCATCCGAATCCTCTTCCTGTAATTTGGATGTATTGTTGGCCAGGGGCTAGGATTAAAGAAAAGCATTCTAATCTTTTGGAGAAATTAGTAGTGCGTGATGGTTTTAGTTTACGAAGggttttttctcttctctcttttttttaaatccttttttttgttggtttttctGTCTTTGTTGGTATCAGCAGTGTGGGTCTGTGGGGACTGGGGAGGAGGGTAGGCCAAAGAGGAGGTAAACCTGCTTCCTTGAGAATACTACTTAAATCTTGCAACCTGTCTTTGTTCTTAGGCTTCTTGCGCCGAAAAGTTTGTTTAGTCGAGAATTGATGTGCAAGGTGTAGGTCATTTTCTTTTAAATGAATTCCTTGGTGTGATGATGGTGCTTCAAGTATTTTGGCTAAGATGTTTTCATTATGGTGGAAGTCAAGTTGTGATCCATTTTCCTGCTAGCTAGTTATAGTTTGTATCTGTTTGGTAGATGCGTTTCGATGTAAAGTGAGAATTCAGGAATCTACATTTTCTTATTCGGGCTTCGTTCCCTTAGTTAATGTTAATAGTGAATACTACTATCTCCTCTGCATTGTGCATTGTAGCTTCGATGCTGCTGCCTTTAAGGAAATCTATTATGTATTTTCCTGTTACACGTGTAATATATTTGCAGCTTCTCGGAAAGAAAGAGCAccgttttttatttaaatatattttctcATGAAAATAATCGTATACATAATACGTTCTCAACCACCAGAGACGGGAGATTCAGATATGTGAAACTGGTTTTGAAGATTtagatattttattaaaattcaatCCGAATTTAGTATATATAATANNNNNNNNNNNNNNNNNNNNNNNNNNNNNNNNNNNNNNNNNNNNNNNNNNNNNNNNNNNNNNNNNNNNNNNNNNNNNNNNNNNNNNNNCGTCTAAACGTCTAAACCGTTAATTCAAACCATTTAACCAATTTTGACCAGTTTGATTGCTTCTTGTAAAATTGTGTAAACATCACCGAGAATAGACATTTtcagttagataaaaatttatatacaatTTTGTCTtcctataaaattaataattaaattctcaattatcaacttcagtTTAATATAACTTCTCCACATTCTAATTCACGACGATTTGATTCTTCCACCACCTAATTCACAACGATTTTATTCTTGCAGTACTGCCaacaattataaatttttaagcaACATGAGTAAGATCATAACAAAATTCCATTCAACTCCTCTTCTCCATTTAGCTAGCAATCTACATATAATTGAGtttttaaaataaacaaataaacaacgTAGATAAAGCtaccattaaaaaaaaataaatacaaccACCTATTTCTTATTCTTATTTATGTCATAAAACAAAACCTAGTTAGTAATTTGCATACCAAAGACAGCACCATGCATGTAATTATTAAAGTACCAAATCTGTGTCTTGGAATCTGATTCACTCTCACAGC is a genomic window of Arachis ipaensis cultivar K30076 chromosome B06, Araip1.1, whole genome shotgun sequence containing:
- the LOC107605270 gene encoding plastid division protein PDV1 produces the protein MKWNMEIEEIEAILEKIWDLHDKLSDAIHSISRSHFLSSVKSLKNSHNIRTGNLSASAAAADDSVTAEDRVGFVFVKDFRPEDDDSALHEAKSLNAIRTALENLEDQLEFLHTIQTQQRVERDAAIARLEQSRIVLAMRLAEHHGKKYEVIEEAQAFVGDVHDAGRLVSPKILCGQPNCSENFVTEKGKNSNFFYNVFVSSFNFVKKSFGLDHMGGIVGNAALVAVSMIALLHLHQISYHDHPFRHEDGVHSNRTFRTTTEGSASESSSCNLDVLLARG